The Camelina sativa cultivar DH55 chromosome 14, Cs, whole genome shotgun sequence genome includes a window with the following:
- the LOC104738760 gene encoding exopolygalacturonase clone GBGE184: MANARRLVVKANNTTVGSLILMALVFGSCVANGEYLGGRRGLAANSGNPTVYDITKFGAVGDGATNSFKAFLNTWIQVCNSPVPATLLVPKGDFLAGPVIFAGPCKSKVTVDVQGTVIATTSGYATPEWILFERVDNVLLTGTGTFHGKGEDVWKADGCGKKVQCNLPPTSLKFRNMKNVEISGISSVNAKAFHMFLVKTENVKIHNIKLVAPAESPNTDGIHLSNADHVSILDSTIATGDDCVSVGRGCNNVTVERVVCGPGHGLSIGSLGKYKHEEDVSGIHVNNCTMIETDNGLRIKTWGGSDPSKVVDVKFENIIMQSVKNPIIIDQNYGSRGGDSRVEITDVLFKNVRGTTITHDIVQIMCSKSVPCKGVNVVDVNLAYVGKPGGEKKSSAGGLVGAFCDNANVIFGGKLSFPMCPK, from the exons ATGGCTAACGCAAGAAGGTTGGTCGTCAAGGCAAACAATACTACTGTAGGTTCATTGATTCTGATGGCCTTGGTGTTTGGTTCTTGCGTGGCTAATGGTGAATATCTCGGCGGCCGCCGTGGCCTTGCCGCTAATTCCGGTAACCCCACGGTCTATGATATTACTAAGTTTGGAGCTGTAGGAGATGGTGCCACCAATTCTTTCAAg GCGTTTTTGAACACATGGATCCAAGTGTGTAATAGTCCTGTACCAGCAACGCTACTAGTTCCTAAAGGGGATTTTTTGGCTGGTCCAGTTATTTTCGCCGGTCCATGTAAGAGCAAAGTGACCGTCGATGTTCAAGGAACGGTCATCGCTACAACGAGCGGATACGCGACTCCTGAATGGATCTTATTCGAGCGTGTCGACAACGTGCTCCTCACCGGAACTGGTACATTCCACGGTAAAGGTGAAGATGTATGGAAAGCAGATGGATGTGGCAAAAAGGTCCAATGCAATCTTCCTCCAACG TCTCTCAAATTCAGGAACATGAAAAATGTTGAAATCAGTGGCATAAGCTCGGTGAATGCAAAAGCCTTCCACATGTTCTTagtaaaaactgaaaatgtTAAGATCCACAACATTAAGCTTGTCGCCCCTGCTGAAAGTCCCAACACGGATGGTATCCATTTGAGCAATGCAGACCACGTTTCCATCCTCGATAGTACAATAGCAACTGGAGATGATTGTGTCTCAGTGGGCCGTGGCTGCAACAACGTAACCGTGGAACGTGTGGTTTGCGGTCCAGGACACGGTTTAAGTATCGGTAGTCTTGGTAAGTACAAGCACGAGGAAGACGTGAGCGGAATCCACGTTAACAACTGCACAATGATAGAGACAGACAATGGACTTAGGATCAAGACCTGGGGTGGTTCAGATCCAAGCAAAGTTGTGGACGTTAAGTTTGAAAATATCATCATGCAAAGTGTTAAGAACCCAATCATCATTGATCAAAACTACGGTTCAAGAGGCGgc GATTCACGAGTTGAGATAACAGATGTGTTGTTCAAGAACGTAAGAGGAACAACAATTACACATGATATTGTTCAGATAATGTGTAGCAAATCAGTGCCATGCAAAGGAGTCAACGTTGTTGATGTGAACTTGGCCTAC